The following are encoded together in the Humulus lupulus chromosome 5, drHumLupu1.1, whole genome shotgun sequence genome:
- the LOC133780043 gene encoding uncharacterized protein LOC133780043, with the protein MAENMDVIAAGSIEGSPRTPASTTKDQSKGQAVKVSVPTVSTVPVNHNEKPDKFTVVNFKTWQQKMLFYLTTLNLARFFKEDPPFIGEDEIDVQTQQAIDAWKHAEFLCRNYLLNGLSDTLYGVYSVKKTAKELWNSLDHKYKAEDASAKKFLVGQFLNFKMVDSKNVISQVQELQLIIHGIHAEGMVLSESFQVAVIIEKLPPAWKDFKNYLKHKRKEMSVEDLILRLCVEEDNQGNEKRTLNPNAAKANLMEHYRGSKGKNPKHKQGPKLGPKGGISKKPKFQGKCFNCGKMGHKSSE; encoded by the coding sequence ATGGCTGAAAATATGGATGTCATTGCTGCTGGAAGCATTGAAGGATCTCCCCGAACTCCAGCTTCAACCACCAAGGACCAATCTAAGGGTCAGGCTGTGAAAGTTTCGGTACCAACGGTCTCAACGGTTCCTGTGAACCATAATGAGAAACCGGATAAGTTCACTGTGGTGAACTTCAAAACGTGGCAGCAGAAAATGCTTTTCTATCTGACAACATTGAATCTTGCGAGATTCTTTAAAGAGGATCCTCCCTTTATTGGAGAGGATGAGATAGATGTGCAAACTCAGCAAGCAATTGACGCTTGGAAGCATGCTGAATTCCTGTGTAGGAATTATCTTCTGAATGGCTTATCTGACACTCTGTATGGTGTGTACAGTGTGAAGAAAACAGCCAAAGAATTGTGGAACTCTTTGGACCACAAATATAAGGCTGAAGATGCTAGCGCCAAGAAATTCTTGGTTGGTCAATTCTTGAACTTCAAGATGGTAGACTCCAAgaatgtgataagccaagtgCAAGAGCTTCAATTGATCATCCACGGGATCCATGCTGAAGGAATGGTTTTGAGTGAATCATTCCAAGTAGCTGTAATTATTGAGAAGCTACCCCCTGCATGGAAAGACTTCAAGAACTATTTGAAGCACAAGCGAAAGGAAATGAGTGTTGAAGATCTCATTCTCAGACTTTGCGTTGAAGAGGATAACCAAGGTAATGAGAAGCGAACCTTGAATCCTAATGCTGCCAAGGCAAACTTGATGGAGCATTATAGAGGCTCAAAGGGGAAGAATCCTAAGCACAAGCAAGGGCCCAAGTTGGGACCGAAAGGAGGAATTTCAAAGAAGCCAAAGTTCCAAGGGAAGTGCTTTAACTGTGGAAAGATGGGACATAAATCATCTGAGTGA